The Candidatus Nanohalovita haloferacivicina genome has a window encoding:
- a CDS encoding DUF2268 domain-containing putative Zn-dependent protease (predicted Zn-dependent protease with a strongly conserved HExxH motif) — protein sequence MEGMKHRINSGKEDMEEAEKQVEEGLDLISEKLQKEIELYIDVCWTSQDFVVEEMGGSTGKAINPSWMQVKFNSKADNWKINLKSTTVHEYVHTWFFEKNSGRSKIMWKHIIEEALTQHFSKELVPEANHRKSTMFSREEIAEYWPQIKEKELEKKGTDFYKPLFINRSSSEYPNWLGYSLSYVIGQELLKKHTPEEFPELGKEDIIRVGDRIFLQ from the coding sequence ATGGAAGGAATGAAGCACAGAATAAATTCTGGAAAAGAGGATATGGAAGAGGCAGAAAAACAGGTTGAAGAAGGCCTTGACCTAATTTCCGAGAAGTTACAGAAAGAGATAGAGCTCTATATTGATGTGTGCTGGACTAGCCAGGATTTTGTAGTTGAGGAGATGGGAGGTTCGACAGGAAAGGCCATTAATCCCTCATGGATGCAAGTCAAGTTCAACTCGAAGGCCGATAATTGGAAAATTAATCTGAAGTCGACTACAGTCCACGAATATGTACATACATGGTTCTTCGAGAAAAACAGTGGCCGATCCAAGATAATGTGGAAACACATAATCGAAGAGGCCCTTACACAGCATTTCTCAAAAGAACTTGTGCCAGAAGCCAATCACAGAAAATCCACGATGTTCTCAAGAGAAGAAATAGCAGAGTACTGGCCTCAAATCAAAGAAAAGGAACTAGAGAAAAAAGGCACAGACTTCTACAAACCGCTTTTCATCAACAGAAGTAGCTCAGAATACCCTAACTGGCTAGGATACTCACTGAGCTACGTTATCGGGCAAGAACTTTTGAAGAAGCACACTCCAGAAGAATTTCCCGAGTTAGGGAAAGAAGATATTATCAGAGTTGGTGACAGAATTTTTCTACAATGA
- a CDS encoding class 1 fructose-bisphosphatase: MSDEVVDEVIQKVAEAAPHISSGLMHRREYVGEENPSDEKMMEADVWANEFFKEKITSIDGVGEFASEEEHEITDCGEGLSVAIDPLDGSSNIPTNNLVGTIVCIYDERLPCSGENLVAAFYILYGPLTTVTVAREGQVNEYVIEESPGDDVDLYMASEDIRIEGKNIYGLGGNKAWFDDVEDLESELADDLKLRYGGALVGDFNQMLHHGGVFGYPAKEGYENGKYRILFEGNPMAFIAEAAGGASTNGERSILEVEVDDIHQRTPFYAGQKELVQRVEEHL, translated from the coding sequence ATGAGCGATGAAGTGGTCGATGAAGTAATCCAGAAAGTGGCCGAGGCCGCACCACATATTTCCTCAGGCCTGATGCATCGTAGAGAGTATGTTGGAGAAGAGAATCCTTCTGATGAGAAGATGATGGAGGCCGATGTATGGGCCAACGAGTTCTTCAAGGAGAAGATAACCTCTATCGACGGCGTCGGAGAGTTTGCATCAGAGGAAGAGCATGAGATAACTGATTGTGGGGAAGGCCTGTCAGTGGCTATTGATCCTCTTGATGGTTCATCTAACATCCCTACCAACAATCTTGTAGGTACTATAGTATGTATTTACGACGAGAGACTGCCTTGCAGCGGTGAGAATCTTGTTGCGGCCTTCTATATTCTTTATGGGCCGTTGACCACGGTAACTGTTGCCAGGGAGGGCCAGGTTAACGAGTACGTTATAGAGGAAAGTCCTGGTGATGATGTAGATCTCTATATGGCCAGTGAGGATATCAGGATCGAAGGTAAGAATATATACGGTCTTGGAGGTAATAAGGCCTGGTTTGATGATGTTGAGGATCTTGAATCTGAGCTTGCAGATGATTTAAAGCTTCGTTACGGTGGTGCGCTAGTAGGAGATTTCAATCAGATGCTGCATCACGGAGGGGTTTTCGGTTATCCTGCGAAAGAAGGCTATGAGAATGGAAAGTACAGAATTCTTTTTGAGGGAAATCCTATGGCCTTCATTGCTGAGGCCGCAGGAGGGGCTTCCACCAACGGAGAAAGGTCGATTCTGGAGGTTGAAGTTGATGATATTCATCAGAGAACTCCTTTCTACGCAGGCCAAAAAGAGCTGGTTCAGAGAGTAGAGGAGCATCTCTGA
- a CDS encoding DEAD/DEAH box helicase yields MSNQNQEIKVENLEIPDRIKKDYIDEGITELNPPQRKAVNSGLMDGDDMIVASPTASGKTFIAELAMVNQVVKQEKTAVYIVPLKALASEKYQDFSERYENLNVRISVGDLDDEGKGLDNADIVVTTSEKLDSMLRHNPSWIHNIGLVVTDEIHLLTSPERGPTLEVTLTRLRELLDFQMLGLSATISNSSELATWLDAELVESSYRPVDLEHGVYWQNEVEFFTGDEEIDEEDDSSAPEGFKTGAEVKKQEEKKDEGRTEFIDDVHGRGVTNIIEDTLEQEKQAIVFCNSRKGAEKSSDRAGKVTDNDIDYQERQELEEYADRIVNVLGSPTSQCKRLAENVRKGAAFHHAGLVTEQRNLVEEAFRKGLIRTVSATPTLAAGVNLPAFRVIIRDLKRYTGSGMDFIPVLEYEQMTGRAGRPKYDDRGEAISIAKNPGMKDEILNRYILGEPERIQSKLAVKPVLRMHTLALVASKFCTDMDELLSFYKKTFYAHQFEEMSEVEAQIKDVVDQLIDYGFLHEEELEATKVGRRVSELYIDPDSAHRMLQSLEKAQQKEAVKPVSYLFMLARTSEMNPPLRVKDKEWSDYEQMLMDARDYLLESIPNEWDVEYESFMNSMKTAAMMQAWIGENDEEKLMNEFNIAPGGIRAKMRNADWLVYAAKELARTEELDTDKDLEKLRIRLKHGIKEELLSLVKYDQIGRVRARKLHDNGVRDMEDIREVSFEKLKKLIGKRTAKKLKKQVGEENIFDRENIMDYFD; encoded by the coding sequence GTGAGCAATCAAAACCAGGAGATCAAAGTGGAGAACCTTGAGATACCTGACAGAATCAAGAAAGACTACATAGACGAAGGAATCACAGAACTGAATCCTCCACAGCGAAAGGCCGTTAACTCAGGATTAATGGACGGAGACGACATGATAGTGGCCTCTCCAACGGCCTCAGGGAAGACTTTTATTGCCGAGCTCGCGATGGTCAACCAGGTCGTCAAACAGGAAAAAACAGCAGTATACATAGTACCATTGAAGGCCCTGGCCTCTGAAAAATACCAGGACTTCTCTGAAAGATACGAAAACCTTAACGTGAGAATCTCTGTAGGAGATCTTGACGACGAAGGAAAAGGCCTTGACAACGCAGACATCGTAGTAACGACATCGGAAAAACTAGATTCTATGCTACGCCACAACCCTTCATGGATCCACAACATAGGCCTCGTAGTAACAGATGAAATCCATCTACTAACTTCTCCAGAAAGAGGGCCTACACTGGAAGTGACCCTTACAAGACTCAGAGAGCTGCTTGATTTCCAGATGCTAGGCCTGTCTGCCACAATTTCCAACTCCAGCGAGCTAGCTACATGGCTTGACGCAGAACTGGTCGAATCCAGCTACAGGCCTGTAGATCTCGAGCACGGAGTCTACTGGCAGAACGAGGTAGAGTTCTTTACAGGTGACGAAGAAATCGATGAAGAAGACGACTCCAGCGCCCCTGAAGGATTCAAGACCGGGGCCGAAGTGAAGAAGCAGGAAGAGAAAAAGGATGAAGGCCGTACAGAGTTCATCGACGACGTACACGGCCGCGGAGTTACAAACATAATTGAAGACACTCTTGAACAGGAGAAACAGGCCATTGTATTCTGCAACTCGAGGAAAGGAGCTGAAAAAAGCAGTGATCGAGCTGGAAAAGTAACTGACAACGATATCGACTACCAGGAACGCCAGGAACTGGAAGAATACGCAGACAGAATCGTTAACGTACTGGGATCGCCAACATCGCAGTGCAAGAGACTTGCGGAAAACGTGAGGAAGGGAGCAGCCTTCCACCACGCAGGCCTCGTCACAGAGCAGAGAAACCTTGTGGAAGAGGCATTTCGTAAAGGCCTGATCAGAACGGTATCCGCTACACCGACTCTCGCTGCAGGAGTCAATCTTCCGGCCTTTAGAGTAATAATCAGAGATCTCAAAAGGTACACCGGCAGCGGCATGGACTTCATACCTGTCCTGGAGTACGAGCAGATGACCGGCAGGGCAGGAAGACCGAAGTACGACGATCGTGGAGAGGCCATATCTATAGCAAAGAACCCCGGAATGAAGGACGAAATTTTGAATAGGTATATTCTTGGCGAGCCAGAGAGAATACAGTCGAAACTGGCAGTAAAACCAGTACTCAGAATGCATACACTTGCACTAGTTGCCTCAAAGTTCTGTACAGACATGGACGAACTCCTCAGCTTCTACAAGAAGACTTTCTACGCCCACCAGTTCGAGGAGATGAGCGAGGTAGAGGCCCAGATCAAGGACGTGGTCGATCAGCTGATAGATTACGGCTTTCTGCATGAAGAAGAGCTTGAGGCCACAAAGGTCGGCAGAAGAGTCTCAGAGCTGTATATTGATCCTGATTCCGCCCACAGAATGCTTCAATCCCTTGAGAAAGCACAGCAGAAGGAAGCAGTCAAGCCGGTATCCTATCTTTTCATGCTGGCCCGTACCTCCGAGATGAATCCTCCTCTGAGAGTGAAAGATAAGGAGTGGAGTGACTACGAGCAGATGTTGATGGATGCCCGCGACTACCTGCTGGAGTCAATACCTAACGAATGGGATGTCGAGTACGAGTCATTTATGAACTCCATGAAGACAGCTGCGATGATGCAGGCCTGGATCGGCGAGAACGACGAGGAAAAACTGATGAACGAGTTCAACATTGCGCCTGGAGGAATAAGGGCCAAGATGCGGAACGCTGACTGGCTGGTATACGCAGCGAAGGAACTGGCCCGCACAGAGGAACTAGATACTGATAAAGATCTTGAAAAACTGAGAATAAGGCTGAAACATGGAATAAAAGAGGAGCTTCTGAGCCTGGTTAAATATGATCAGATTGGCCGGGTAAGAGCCCGTAAACTTCATGATAATGGCGTCAGAGATATGGAGGATATTCGAGAGGTCAGCTTTGAGAAATTGAAAAAATTGATAGGTAAGAGAACTGCCAAGAAGCTGAAGAAACAGGTCGGCGAGGAAAATATCTTCGACCGTGAAAATATTATGGACTACTTTGACTAG
- a CDS encoding protein-L-isoaspartate O-methyltransferase family protein, whose protein sequence is MRDNDALVNYLVEKGSIETEKVERAFRNVDRKDFVPEKFTGKAYEDRPLPLDTGSTISAPSMVAVATELLEVQETDKVLEIGSGSGYQAAILAELSDEVVGIEILKQLVDKSRENIDRENVDIRAGNGFEAVGKEEFFDKIIYSCAVKDFDDGVKHLTEEGVIVGPVEENGKQTLKRYSEGKTTEHGRVRFVDFVEE, encoded by the coding sequence ATGAGAGACAACGATGCTCTTGTCAACTATCTGGTGGAGAAAGGTAGTATAGAGACAGAAAAAGTTGAAAGAGCGTTCAGAAATGTCGACAGAAAAGATTTTGTGCCGGAGAAGTTTACAGGAAAGGCCTACGAGGATAGGCCTCTTCCTCTTGATACTGGATCAACAATTTCTGCACCGAGCATGGTAGCCGTGGCTACCGAGCTGCTTGAAGTTCAGGAGACAGATAAGGTGCTGGAGATTGGTTCAGGTTCCGGATATCAGGCAGCTATTCTAGCGGAGCTCTCTGATGAAGTAGTTGGGATCGAGATTCTGAAACAACTTGTAGACAAATCAAGAGAAAACATTGACAGAGAGAATGTAGATATCAGGGCCGGAAACGGGTTTGAAGCTGTAGGCAAGGAAGAATTTTTCGATAAGATAATCTATTCCTGTGCTGTAAAAGACTTCGACGATGGGGTAAAGCACTTGACAGAAGAAGGAGTAATTGTCGGGCCTGTAGAAGAAAATGGGAAACAGACTTTGAAGCGGTACAGCGAGGGAAAAACAACGGAACACGGGAGAGTAAGATTTGTAGATTTTGTAGAGGAATAG
- a CDS encoding heptaprenylglyceryl phosphate synthase, giving the protein MNKGQEFWELVKKSTGFGPNWDNINHITKIDPEKGLSSSDLEYLEGTDAVMVGGSDGVTAENTAEVLELLDDTDIPVILEPYSGEHVVGGNGKTNNFSASDYTAVASVWNGNEENFKGKHEQFFGSELPAVKQELYNEIESMVGDGLTGRAAKNIAGRGLDNKLLREAYIVQNPESAVAELTEATEPVDSETVGQIAGAVENFFDNFDILYIEYSGMYGDPEDVEAAAEMLEDTTLLYGGGISSEDQALEMLDSGADTVVVGDSFHEDPEEYRDTQV; this is encoded by the coding sequence ATGAACAAAGGCCAGGAATTCTGGGAACTGGTGAAGAAATCCACAGGATTCGGCCCTAACTGGGACAACATCAACCACATCACCAAGATCGATCCCGAAAAAGGCCTTTCTTCCTCGGACCTGGAATATCTTGAAGGAACTGATGCAGTAATGGTTGGCGGATCAGATGGGGTAACCGCTGAAAACACAGCAGAAGTCCTTGAACTTCTCGACGATACAGATATACCTGTAATTCTTGAGCCCTACAGCGGAGAACACGTGGTAGGCGGAAACGGCAAAACAAATAACTTCTCAGCCAGCGACTACACCGCAGTGGCCTCTGTCTGGAACGGCAATGAGGAAAACTTCAAAGGAAAACACGAACAGTTCTTCGGCTCAGAACTCCCAGCAGTCAAACAGGAACTGTACAACGAAATAGAATCCATGGTAGGAGACGGCCTGACCGGAAGAGCAGCAAAAAATATTGCAGGAAGAGGCCTGGACAACAAACTTCTCAGAGAGGCCTACATCGTGCAGAACCCGGAATCAGCAGTAGCAGAACTCACAGAAGCAACAGAACCAGTAGACTCAGAAACAGTAGGTCAGATAGCAGGAGCAGTAGAAAACTTCTTCGACAACTTCGACATACTCTACATCGAGTACTCCGGAATGTATGGAGATCCTGAGGACGTTGAGGCCGCAGCAGAAATGCTTGAAGACACCACTCTTCTCTACGGAGGAGGCATCAGCTCAGAAGACCAGGCTCTCGAAATGCTTGACTCAGGCGCCGATACAGTAGTTGTAGGAGACTCATTCCACGAAGACCCTGAAGAATACAGAGATACACAGGTCTAA
- a CDS encoding DUF2268 domain-containing putative Zn-dependent protease (predicted Zn-dependent protease with a strongly conserved HExxH motif) — MNHRPASEELEKAQSIVEEGIMLAKEELPKEEDVRVGYGWTEDDFVKEQMNGSRGLGWNSGYFEAEFNADVEGWETALLGTSVHEFAHAYFSEQKGLDEHSEKPMWMYIIEEGLTQNITEKLVPEAPEPWRYEHSVDKISEYWEDVKEELDRQYSYPDPLFIDREGENYPNWLGYSLSYQIGQELMEQGHELQDFPELEKEDLVEAGDSLFEER, encoded by the coding sequence ATGAATCACAGGCCTGCATCGGAGGAGCTTGAGAAAGCTCAGAGCATTGTTGAAGAAGGCATAATGCTTGCAAAAGAAGAATTGCCGAAAGAGGAAGATGTACGTGTAGGTTATGGCTGGACCGAGGATGATTTTGTCAAGGAGCAGATGAACGGTTCTCGAGGCCTGGGATGGAACAGCGGCTACTTCGAGGCCGAGTTCAATGCAGATGTCGAGGGCTGGGAAACCGCTCTGCTTGGCACCTCAGTCCATGAGTTCGCACACGCATACTTCTCCGAGCAGAAAGGCCTCGATGAACACAGCGAGAAACCTATGTGGATGTACATTATAGAGGAAGGCCTGACACAGAATATTACCGAGAAACTGGTGCCGGAAGCGCCTGAGCCCTGGCGTTACGAGCACTCTGTAGATAAAATATCGGAGTACTGGGAGGATGTCAAGGAAGAGCTTGACCGGCAGTACAGCTATCCAGACCCGCTTTTCATAGATAGAGAAGGAGAAAACTACCCTAACTGGCTAGGATACTCACTGAGTTACCAGATAGGTCAGGAACTGATGGAACAGGGCCACGAACTACAGGATTTCCCTGAACTTGAGAAAGAGGATCTGGTTGAGGCCGGAGACAGTCTTTTCGAAGAACGGTGA
- a CDS encoding adenylyltransferase/cytidyltransferase family protein, protein MNNRAVIVGRFQPFHEGHKQVVDSYIDEYELVIAIGSASEEGTEENPLSFEERKKIIRGCYPEVEIVGLEDFERDDEGNRKWLEHLKEETEAEKVISRNSLVKSIIREDEKLELVEQDLHDPNIYSGTEVRRRIKSGEEWRYLVPGCAEEAIADKLEKIKKSGIQYEFEPGWKRENSYHDTFEK, encoded by the coding sequence ATGAATAATAGAGCAGTTATAGTTGGAAGATTTCAGCCTTTCCATGAAGGCCATAAACAGGTAGTAGACTCCTACATAGATGAGTACGAACTAGTTATTGCTATCGGCAGCGCCAGCGAGGAAGGAACTGAGGAAAACCCTCTGAGCTTTGAGGAAAGAAAAAAGATAATCAGAGGATGCTACCCTGAAGTCGAGATTGTAGGCCTTGAGGACTTTGAAAGAGATGATGAAGGAAACAGAAAGTGGCTGGAACATCTCAAAGAGGAGACAGAGGCCGAAAAAGTTATCTCAAGGAACAGCCTGGTCAAGTCGATTATCAGGGAAGACGAAAAACTTGAACTAGTAGAACAGGATCTTCACGACCCAAATATTTACTCAGGTACCGAGGTCAGAAGAAGAATCAAATCAGGAGAGGAATGGCGCTATCTAGTTCCCGGATGTGCGGAAGAAGCAATCGCTGATAAACTTGAGAAGATCAAGAAATCAGGAATACAGTACGAATTCGAGCCAGGCTGGAAAAGAGAAAACTCCTACCACGACACATTCGAAAAATAA
- a CDS encoding NAD(P)H-hydrate dehydratase → MQELFEKLSRDEDSHKGQNGKVMVIGGSEKYTGAPALTAQAALRAGADLVKVLTSDHARPVVQGFSENLIVESFGERFDENSLEKALELEEWADTTVVGPGLTDFDKNALRDFAEEAGNLVVDAGAIRPLRRVKAVFTPHAGEAKILEKNYGSLKAFSEETGSTVLLKGGIDTIYSSAGVFENETGCAGMTAGGTGDVLAGIVTAFHAQGLEDKDAARLAAYINGVAGEKAFEKYGNGLVASDLLERIAEVVSEKS, encoded by the coding sequence ATGCAGGAACTTTTCGAAAAGCTTTCGCGCGATGAAGACTCTCACAAAGGCCAGAACGGCAAAGTAATGGTTATCGGAGGCAGTGAAAAGTATACTGGGGCTCCGGCCCTGACAGCTCAGGCCGCTTTGAGAGCTGGAGCAGACCTGGTAAAAGTCCTTACTTCAGATCATGCCAGGCCTGTTGTACAGGGTTTTTCCGAGAACCTGATCGTTGAATCCTTTGGAGAACGCTTTGATGAAAACTCTCTGGAAAAGGCCCTAGAGCTGGAAGAGTGGGCAGATACTACTGTTGTGGGTCCAGGTCTTACAGATTTTGATAAAAATGCTCTGAGAGATTTCGCAGAAGAAGCTGGGAATCTAGTAGTAGATGCAGGTGCCATCAGGCCTTTAAGACGAGTCAAGGCTGTTTTTACTCCTCATGCTGGAGAGGCCAAAATTCTGGAGAAAAATTATGGGTCTCTGAAGGCCTTCTCTGAAGAGACTGGTTCCACAGTTTTGCTGAAAGGAGGTATAGATACTATTTATTCTAGTGCAGGAGTCTTTGAGAATGAGACTGGCTGTGCTGGAATGACTGCTGGAGGAACTGGTGACGTGCTTGCAGGTATTGTTACGGCTTTCCATGCTCAAGGCCTTGAAGATAAAGATGCTGCCCGGCTTGCTGCGTATATTAACGGCGTTGCAGGGGAAAAGGCCTTTGAGAAGTATGGTAATGGGCTTGTAGCTTCTGATCTACTGGAAAGAATTGCTGAAGTTGTATCTGAGAAGTCTTAG
- a CDS encoding thioredoxin family protein, whose amino-acid sequence MSNSENVLETGEPAPEFELEDYKGQNVALSDLDNYDGVLVIFMCNHCPYVQAEVPEIKKLNDEFSSIAIVGINSNAETHPMDSEEKMPEFIEEKGLESAHFYYLSDPDQEVAKKFGAECTPDPFLLDMRHRLFYHSKLNDKAGPDDEVEKRYMADAIEKMLKRKEPPEEREDPVGCSIKWKE is encoded by the coding sequence ATGAGCAATTCAGAAAACGTACTTGAAACAGGAGAACCAGCGCCAGAATTCGAACTTGAAGACTACAAAGGCCAGAACGTGGCACTTTCTGATCTTGACAACTACGACGGAGTGCTTGTAATTTTCATGTGCAACCACTGCCCGTACGTACAGGCCGAAGTACCGGAGATCAAAAAGTTGAACGACGAGTTCTCATCCATCGCAATCGTCGGCATCAACTCAAACGCGGAGACACACCCTATGGATTCTGAGGAGAAAATGCCCGAGTTCATCGAGGAGAAAGGCCTGGAATCCGCACACTTCTACTACCTTTCAGACCCTGATCAAGAGGTCGCGAAGAAGTTCGGAGCCGAGTGCACCCCCGACCCGTTCCTCTTAGACATGCGCCACCGACTTTTCTACCACAGCAAGTTGAACGACAAGGCCGGGCCAGACGACGAAGTAGAGAAGAGGTATATGGCCGATGCAATCGAAAAAATGCTGAAAAGAAAAGAGCCACCAGAAGAGCGCGAAGACCCTGTTGGCTGCTCAATAAAATGGAAGGAATGA
- a CDS encoding class I fructose-bisphosphate aldolase, which translates to MMKYDNDTIFRNGNSLILAYDHGTEHGPTDFEPQPESADPRHVFEVGRHDAVTCVAVQKGIAETYYPEYRDEVNLLLKLNGNSALPEREDYYSPKQCSVQYAVEELGADAVGYTMYAGSIHEDQMWKEFREVQEEARKYGVPVVMWAYPRGKGIQNSEYSGQKDPDLIAYAARLGLELGADMVKCKYPGKQEHWEEVERVTGEMKTVMSGGSKRSDEAFIEDVQSVINAGGNGLAVGRNIFQREDPEELLDQLEEVIFED; encoded by the coding sequence ATTATGAAGTACGATAATGATACTATTTTCCGGAATGGAAACTCTCTAATCCTGGCATACGATCACGGAACAGAACACGGCCCGACTGATTTCGAACCTCAGCCTGAAAGCGCAGATCCAAGACACGTCTTCGAGGTTGGAAGACATGATGCGGTGACGTGCGTCGCAGTCCAGAAAGGAATTGCAGAAACCTACTACCCAGAATACAGAGATGAGGTAAATCTTCTTCTCAAACTGAACGGTAACTCCGCACTGCCAGAAAGAGAGGACTACTACTCTCCAAAACAGTGCAGCGTACAGTATGCTGTTGAAGAACTTGGCGCAGATGCAGTAGGATACACGATGTACGCAGGAAGCATCCACGAGGATCAGATGTGGAAGGAATTCCGCGAAGTACAGGAAGAGGCCCGAAAATATGGCGTACCTGTGGTTATGTGGGCCTATCCAAGAGGAAAAGGAATCCAGAACTCGGAGTACTCAGGCCAGAAAGACCCTGACCTGATTGCTTACGCAGCAAGACTTGGACTTGAGCTCGGTGCAGACATGGTTAAATGCAAGTATCCTGGAAAACAGGAGCACTGGGAAGAAGTTGAGAGAGTAACAGGCGAAATGAAAACTGTAATGTCAGGAGGGTCAAAGAGAAGCGACGAGGCCTTCATTGAAGATGTTCAAAGCGTTATCAATGCTGGAGGAAATGGCCTTGCAGTAGGCAGAAATATCTTCCAGCGTGAGGATCCTGAAGAACTGCTTGACCAGCTTGAAGAAGTCATCTTCGAGGATTAA